In Rhodospirillales bacterium, the sequence GCCTTCGCGGCGCTTGAGCGGTGCGCCAGCCACCCACTTGCGGAAACAGTGCTTGAACAGCCTTTCGGCTTCCGGGCGGCGCGCAATGAGGCAGCAGGACGCGAAGTATTGGGCGAAGGGCACTGCCGACGAGGTGTCTCCATTGGCCTTTGCTCCGTACTCGTCAAGGTACATGTGCGGAAGCGCCGTACGACGGTTCCGGGCCACCCGTCGCTAATCACAGTGCCGTCCACCGACATCGCGGGAGCGACAAGACTGGTCACCGGAGCCACGGTGGCCTGAACTATCTCTGGGAACGGATCATCGGCGAAGCTATCGAATCACTGTGGAAGAAGCGTCGTGAGAGGAACGCATACTGTAGAGGGGTTCGACGGGCGGACCTGCCGCCCGACGGACCCAAGGATCGCTCTACACGTTGTTCGAAACCATGTCCTTCCATCGGGGATGCGATGCGGTATTCGCGCGCTCGAAACCGGCGGTTGAGAATGTCACGTGGGCGACCGGCGACGTGCGAGCCCGCCCGTCAGGCGTTGAAGATCATCTAGGCCGAACCGCGCTTGGCGTGAGAGCGGGAATGGCTCTACCTCAGTAGGGTGTGCCGTCCTTGCGTGTGAACTGCCATTTGCCGTTCGCGCCCATGACGGCCTGAATGTCGTCCTGCGGATAGCTTCCCTCATCCCCTTCGGCACGATCGCCGACCTCGAGTATGACCACGTCCCGGTCGCTGCGGTTGAGGATGTGGTGCGCCTCGCCCCGGGCTGGGAAGCCGGCGCACATGCCGGCGGAGAGCGGCGTCTCGCCGGAAGGGGTTGCCAGGATCGCCTCGCCCTCCAGCACATAGACCAGTTCGTCCGACTTGCTGTGCGTGTGCATCAGCGCCGACTCGCCGCCCGGTGCGATCCTCGTCAGGTTCACGCCGACATTCTTCAGGTCGAAGAAATCGCCGAGCGCCCGCTTCTGCCGCCGCACCATGCGGCTGGCGAAGGGCTCCGGGTAGCTGGACGGCTTCGCGCGGGGCGGCACGTCCATGGCGGCAATTGCCACTGGCGCCTTGTCGTCGGCCATCGTTCATCTCCCCGGCGGTCGGCAGCGGACGTCGGTCCGGCCCGTTCTCGCAATGCATCCCCTCGGCGACGCTCCCTGGTCGGCGCTGCCCGCAGGCGCGTCCGGTGACCGCGCAGCGGGTTGGACGGCGTCAGCATGTGTGCGCGCTGCCGCTCACCCTCCCTCGTCTGTCCACCGGCTCATGACGATGCGCTTCTCGATGGCGTAGCCGAGCCCTTCGTAGAACAGGCGAGCCGCCGCGTTTTCCTCTCGGATCGTCAGGTTGACCCTGGGAGCACCGAGGCGGCGAAGCCAGGCTTCAGCATGGCGGATCAACCGTTCGCCCAAACCCCGCAGACGATGCTCCGGGGTGACCGCGACATAGTAGACCCAGCCCCGGTGGCCGTCATTGCCCACCATGATGCTGCCCGCGATGCCGCCGCTGTCTTGGGCGACGGCCACGAAAATCTCTGACGAGGCGTTGGCGCGCGCCCTCCCGATGTCGCCGAGCGGGTCGTTCCAGGACCGCACCAGCCCGCAGGCGCGCCAGAGTTCCGCGACGGTCTCCTCGTCCCCGTCGCAAATGGGACGGATCGCAAATGCTATCCCGTCCCCGCCTCTTTTGTACGTTGCAATTCTCCGCATGCCGCCTCCCTTGCTGACCGCTCCCCAGCGACAGGTCCGGTTCGAATGTCGGTGTCCCGGTGTTCGGGCTTGCGCCGGTAACCGGACCACCGGATGTAAGACGATCCCGCCCGCCGGCCGTCCCGCCGTTACGCCGGGCGGGCAATCCGACGGATAACCGCCTTGTCGGCGATGGGCAGATACACGGGGCGCCGTGCCCCAGCTATGCGCCCTTCAACAACCGGTCCAGCATGTCGAGCATCTCGGCGATCTCTACGTCAGACACGTTGAGCGCCGGCATGAAGCGAAGAGCGTCGGCGGCGGGGGCGTTGAGCAACAGTCGGTTCGCCAACGCCGCTTCGACCAGGGCAAATCCGTCCGTCCGCGGCCTCAGGTCGAGGGCGAGGAGCAGCCCGCGGCCGCGCACTCCGCCGAGTCCATGGTTCTCGCTGAGGGCCTCCAGGCCGCGCCGCAGCGTTCCCCCTGCATTCCGGACGCGGTCCAGAAAGCCCTCCGCAGTGAGCTGTTCGAGCACTGCGTTGCCGACCGCGGCCATGAGTGCGTTGCCGTTGAATGTGCCGCCCTGATCGCCGGGTTCGAAACAGCAGACCTGTTCCCGTGCGAGCAACGCGGCCAGCGGGGTTCCCGCGCCGATACCCTTGCCGAGCGTCAGGATGTCCGGCCGAACGCCGGCGTGCTCGAAGCAGAACAAGGCGCCGGTCCGTCCCATGCCGGTCTGGATCTCATCCAGGATCAGCAGGATTTCCCGCTGGTCGGCCAACGAGCGCAGTGCCCGCAAGTACTCGTCGTCGGCAGGCCAGACGCCGGCCTCGCCCTGGATCGGCTCCAGCATGATGGCGACGGTCCTGTCCGTAATCGCCGCTTCCATCGCCCCCAGGTCGTTCACTGGCACTTTCGGAAACCCCGCCACCTTGGGCTCGAACAGCCCGTCCCAGGCGGCCTTGCCCGACGCGGACATGGTGGCGAGGGTCCGGCCATGGAAGCCGTGGACGGTGGTGATGATCTCGTGGGCGCCGCCGCGGTACCTTGCGCCCCATTTCCGCGCGAGCTTAATGGCCCCCTCATTGGCTTCCGCACCGCTGTTGGCGAAGAAGACCCGGTCCAGGCCCGCGGCAGCGGTCAACGCGCTCGCATAGCGCGTCAGTGGCTCGCTGTAGTAGGCGGGGCTGCAGGTCAGCAGCCTGGTCGACTGCTCGGCCAACACGTGGGCGATGGCCGGCGGGCAATGCCCGAGGCAGTTCACGGCCCAGCCCTGGACGAAATCCAGGTAGCGATTGCCGTCACTGTCCCACAGCCATCCCCCCCGCCCGCGCGTGAAGGTGATTGGGGGCCGCTGAGTGATTTCCATCAAGGCGCCGTAGGAACCGTGCGCCGTGCCGTCAGTCAGATGCTCTGCAATTGACGTCATTGCCTTGTCCTCTCCGCTTGGGCCGCTGAGGACAAGGGCAGCAACACAGACCCCCGCCTCTCGGCGACAGTCGCGGCTGCTTAGATTGTGGTGCTAGTGAACGAGCCTGCGACCGCCTATACGAAGGCGCGTCGTCGAGAAACGCGAATGCGGGTCCGTGGGCTCATGGCGGCAGACCCTAGATCGCTTGCCCGTCCCTGGCAAGGTTCGCCAGCAGGAACTCCCGCCTGGAAGGACCCAAGTACCTCCGGAGCTACCCCTGTGGCTATCGTCCAACGTGGCTCTTGGATTCCCATAAGCATGCCAAGACATTGTAGACACTAGGCGCAAAGCAACCGGCGGATGCCCGCCAGATGCGCCGGGCCTTGGCAAGCCTGCGTCCAGGCCCTTCGAGATCTCGCACTCCGTGCGGTCTGTCCGTCGCTACGGTCGCGTTGCTCCCACCCTTGTCCGGATCTCGCCCGGACGGTGTCATGACAGGCTGCGGCCTGCCGCGATTGCGAGTTCCATGTCCGCGATCTCCACGAACGCCGCCGCGCGGTCGGCGCTGTCCGCGATCGCGCGGGCAGCTGCCAGGGCAAGGCCGCCCGTCCGCGCGGCCCCGTCCGGATCGCCTCCCCGCGCCTGGTGCGCCGCTACCTGTACGAGCGTTTGTGAACGGGCGCGGGCCGATTCGATATCGTGGGCCGTCGCAACTGCTTCGCCGACAGCGTCCCCACAGCACAAGGCGTCGCAGATATTGGCGAGCCAGCCGTCGTTCCCTCCTTCGCGTGCCAGCCGCCGCGCAATCGTGCGGGCCGCGACGGTGTCGCCCGCCATCGCCTGCGCCTCGGCGATGTCGCCAGCGTGCCAGTCGTATCCGTCGTCCGCCGCATCGCGCTTTGCCGCTGCTGTTGCCTCGGCGATCAAGTCCAGCGCCCCGACCCGGTCTCCGGCCCAAGCTTTCACGTTGGCAAGCTCGCAAAGCGCGCTCGCGAGGCAGCCGTCTCCGTCGATACGCCGCGCTGCGCGAAGAGCCTCGGCAAGGAGTAGCTCAGGATCCATCAGATTGCCCAGCCGTTGCTGGTTGCGTGCGATATGGGCGAGCGCGAACACGCGATCGCTGTTGTCCTCAGCCCCCCTTGCGGCCGTGAGCGCCTCCGCGACTGTGCGAGCAGCGCCCTGACGATCTCCGGTCGCGACCTGGACCCTGGTGATTGCGGTCAGGTGCACTGTGCGGTCGAACCCGTCCGCGAGCATCCGGGCGGTCCTCAGGGCCTCGACAACCGAAGCGGTAACACCTGCGGCGTCGCCCGCCTCGCCCTGCGTTCGGGCGATCGAAGCCAGACAGTGCGTCCGCTTGTCGATGTCGTTGGTCGCCCGTGCCGCGCCGAGGGCCGGCGCAAACGTTCCCGCCGACGTGGCGAGCGAGACAATGGCGCCGAGCGTACGGTCGCGCTTGCGACCGTCAGTCAGCTGTTCGGCGTGCGCCGAGGCGCCGGTGAAGTCACCGCCCGTTGCCTCGGCCAAGGCGAGCTCGGCCAGCGCGGAGAGACGAACCTCGTCGGCGAGCCCGGGGGTGATCGATGCGAGCGCCTCCGCCGCCGTCGCCCGCCACCCCTGCCGATCGCCGGTCTGCGCCTGGGCGCGCGCGATGCGGGCGAGTGAGAGCGCGCGTGCGCTGTCGTCCTCGATGTTCCTGGCACCGGCCAGCGCCGTCGCCAGAGTACTCGTGCAGCCCGGCGCGTCGCCGGTTCGCCACCGCAGCACTGCGACGCGCGCGAGAATGACGGCTCGCTCGGCGCCATCCTCGATCCGCTTGGCCGCGCGGGAGGCCTCGTCCAGGGCAAACCGGACGGACTGCAGCGATGCCGCTTGCGGCACCGAGGGGCGGGGCGTACCCGGCGGCGGAACCTCACCGGATTGCGGCGTCATCGATCAGTCTCCCTTGAAACCGCTCACAGTCGCACACTGCGCGCCATTGCTGGCCCCGGAGAGCGCCGGCGAGGCTCCCCGTGTTTGGGCATTGAGGCCAGCCGGGAGGAGTGGAATCGAGGGGAGACGCGCGCTGCTGTCACCCGGCCATGGGCTGCGTGCAGGGCTTCGGTACGACTGCTCCGTTTTTGTTTGCGTTAGCCGGAAACGCGTTGCGTCCCGGGTGACGCAAGTCGGCCCGGGAGGTGCATATGCCGGCGCGAAGCGGAACCGTCCAAAGGGGGCGCGAGTGCCCGCATCGACGACCCGCGAACCCGCTCACGAGGAATTCACCGGCCGTGTTTCGTGTTGACGGCACGCGAAGCCTCGTCAAGACCCGGAAACAGGGTTTCACGAGTGATGTCCGCCATCGCCAGCTGGTCGAGGAGGTCCGCCTTCCTGGATTTCGGAATCTTCTGTAAGTAGTGATGGTAGTGGGGCAGTCCATCGTTCCATTTCAGTACTTCCGCCTCTTCGTACCGCTTGTGGAATGCGGAAATCAGAAAAGCTCCCTGTTGAGCGCGGATGCGCTCGAACATCTGCTGTGGCTCCACCACGAACACGCAGTACAAGTCCCTCACATCGATCCGTTCTCGGAAATTCGGCTTTTCTTGATGAATAAAGTGATACAGCCGACGCATAGCCTTCTCGTATGTAATGTTTCGCGGATCATTTCGCATCAGGCTGACGCCCTTGCAGCCGAAAATGACGCCTTGCTCGTCCAGAGACAGTCTTGCGAAATTGGCGATGACGCTGATCGTGTCACTGTCGAATGACTTCACCAGACTGAAATCCTGCGTGGATACCTTGAAGCGTTTGGGAACGGCGAAGATGTGCAGGCGGCCATCTTCATCTGTGTGGGAATCCGGCATCTCAGCAGATCGGCATGCGTTGAACAGCCCGACCAGCGGATTGCGGGTTACGTCCAGCAGACGGGTCGTCAGGCCATGATGTTGCGCAAGTACCCAATGCGCCAAGGCTGAGTTCATCCCGACGAAATCTTCGGGTCGTCGGGAGCGGAGATCAAGCAGCATCTCCCCTTCGTCCGCCGCGGGACTACGCCGCATAACGGCAGGGCGTAACGCCTCGAAGTCTGCACACTCTCCACGAAAGTAGAATGTCACGTCGTCGTCCGGGAAATCGGCGTAGTGACGTCGAAGCGTTTGAAAGTCTTTGAACAAATCGGAGAGTTCTTTAAGTTCGGCATGTAACCTGGATTCGGCAATTCTCGCCGACCGGACTATCGGGGGACGCGAGTGCTCGGGCGGCTCCTCGTACAACTTGGCTCGCCACAGTTCCGTGTTTGTCAAATTGACCCCGATGAGGTCAGAGTGCGCCAAGTCCGTGCCCTGCAGTTTTGCGGAAGTCAGATTGGCACGATGAAACCTGCAATGTGAAAAATTGGAGTTTTCCAAGCAAGCCGTGCAAAAGCTCGCGTTCGAGAAATCTGAATTGTAGAAATTCGTGTGCCTCAGATCAGTCCAGGAGAAATCGATGCCTTCCAGAGGAAGCGACTGACCAGTTTCGAAATTGTACTTCCTGCGAAATTGGTCGCTTGCATTTAGATGCGACAGGTCCGGATTCACGCGTGTGGTTTGTCGCCAATCATTCCACGCTTTCGCTCCTTCGAGCAATTTGGTTACATGTTCAGGGTTACTCATGATTGCTTTGTCTCCAAGAGCATGGAAAGTGTCTACCAGCAACAATGGGACGACAACGGTCTGCTCATCGGCCGGTCGATGGTTTTTGACTGGACTGTGGCCAGTCGTGCCTGCAGGCTCTTGCATCGCCTGACGCCGAGCCCTCGAGTTTCCGGTCCAGATGGACGCAGCCGGAACTGGGCTGGATGGTGTGTCGCCGAGTCCGGGACTGGGCTGACTGAGAGAGAGGCCGGTTGCACAGATGGGCGCTGCCTCCGGAATGTGGCGCCCGCTGCAAGCGGGATTGAGGGACGGACTGGCGATACAGTCGCCGACCGCCCGGACAAGCTGGGTGCGCGCCGTCTAGGCGCGACCAGTGCCGGGCGCCCACGACGGTCAATCCGGTCGGGGCGGGCGCTGCGCATGGCCGCCGCGGGCGCCCGGCGAAGCCAGTCCTTCGTCGGCGCCCGGCACCGTGCCCGACTCGCCCGGAAGGATGTCGCCGTCGCTGTCAACGCCACCGCGCGCGAACTCGCCTGCCTGATATACCTGATGGTCACCCGCGGAGAGGAATACATCGAGAAGGCCGTCGAGGCTTGGGAGCAACAGCGCGCCGAGCGCACCCACGCCCACCTCGTCCGCAAGGATATAGCGCCCGGCAACGAACTGATCAGGCCCGCTGATGGTGACGGCCCTGCCGCAGCTGTCACAGCCGCTTAACGGATCTGTTACTTGAGAGAGAGTCCCATTGAAAGGGCTCCGGCAAACTCCTCTCGTGACGTCACCCTTGCGTCCCGCTCGCGGTCGGCTGCGGCGTGACGTCCAACACTTCTGCAATCTCCTCTAATAGCGTGACCAGCAATCTGTAGTCGAGGTCTTGCATCACCCGATCCATGATCGACAGGGTGTAGCTGGGCTCTGCGGAGCGCTCGGCCAAGTCCTGCGCCTGTCGACGCAGGCCGTGCGCGCCATGTGCCCGCACCTCCGGCTCCGGTGCCCCATCACGTTGCAAATGATCTCTGATGGCGGATTTCAATGCCTCCACGGTGCCAGACCCTGCTATCAAAGCAAGGGCCGCACATCCAGACAGTCCTCTCTCGAGTACCCCCCAGCCCGTAATGTACCGCCCTCCCTTGAAGGCCCACGATACGAGCATGCGGTCAACATCTACCGCGATGTCGTCGCAATCGCGCTCTCGTGCGTTCATCGCGGCTTCGAACAAAATCTCAGTCAGACCAAACGTTTCGACGAAGGTTACTGTTTCCTCATCTTTCGGAATCCAGTCCAAGGTGGCTATCAGCCAACCGGCGTTCTTGCGCAGGTCCAGCCTGGTGTGGGGATCGCAGGCAGGCGCGTTCGAAGCCGCCAACAGGATTTCCGTAAAGCCTTGTATCCATTGAAACATATGTATCGTGAAATGAGATCTGACCGCAATGCTCTCGAGAAGTAACTCTTTCGTTGTCCGATAAAGGCCGTCCGACCATCCCTCCAGGTTACGTATGACCGTCCTTGCATTCTCATCGTCTGCTTCTGCCGCACCCGCGGCATTCACCAATTCTGTCAGATGTACGCGCAGGCTTTGCATGTCGGACGACGAGTAGTACGGAGCCAGCGTCGAAGCATGGATGTTCCCAATCGGCACGCTGGGAACCTTAAGCAGCAATTTCGCAACGAAGACGACGTTCTCATGCACCTTGCGAAGTGCATATGCTGCGTTGTGACTAGAGGACCGCAACAAGACGAATGTCAAGTGCGCAAGTTGCTGCACGCCCTCCAGCGACACAGGGCGATGACTCTCGCTGACACAAGTCGCGCCCGCAAGCGTGGCGACTTTCTCACTGAGCACTGCTGGGTAGTTTGCTTGTCCGGCGGCTAGGAATTGCTGTGCCGCTCTTCCCAAGAGACGCTGTCCCTCCATCAGGACGTCCGTCAGATTGTGTGGCACCACGGCCTGAATGGCGTTCGCCAGATATCCGGAAGCAAGCTGCGCATGGTATTTCTCCGCATGTGCATTTGCGTAATTGATACCGAGATATACCGGGACAAGCGCACCGATCGCCTGCAATGACTGTTCGATTTGCCGCTCATCACGGCGCCGAATGGCACCGTCCACGTTCTGGCGCAGATGCTCTAGGCTCTCAGTGATGAATGTGTCGCTCGCTAGTGGATTCTGGATGAGCAGGTTGTCGCTATAGAACGTCTTGCCCTTCGCTTCGACGTAGGCCGCATTGATGCCGATGACTGCGGTAAGCCCGCCACTCGCCACTTCGTAATCGCCCTGCTCCGCATAACGCCGTGCGAACGCCATGGCGTATTGCACACTTCTCGACGCCTCGGCTGTCCAGTGCGGCCTGAGGCGGAAGAACATGGCCCGTGCAGCATCAGGCATGAGTTCCTTTTCTGACGGGTCGATCTCAGCTTGATCTTCGTCCACCAGCAAAGGTCTCACCCGTTCGATCTGGTGAGCCCAGCGCCGCAGTTCTATGCGGGCATCGTCGAGAAGCATCTGGAGCTGATCCAAGGGATTGATAAGCCTCAGCGCTCGCCTGTAGGCATAGAGAAACAATGTCAAGATCAAGAGGATTGCCCACACCGACGCCACCAGCACTACAGCCAGGTTGTCCAGTTCAACGACAGTGGACAGGGAGGCCACGGACACCGCCAACACAAAGGCGCTCGCGAATGCAAGGAGTAGATTGCGGTCCTCGCTGAACCGCCGGAATAGGCGATGCGGCATGCGTTCCACATTCACCTGCATCGCGAACAGCACTAGCGATGTCACGATAGCGGTCGCCCCGATCAGCGCGGCCCCTGTGCTCACGAAGAGGTCTTGTACCCTCTGGACCGCTTGATCGCTGGCGAGCCGGGTTTCAAGCCACGCTTGAACACACGGAATTGGATACACGCTTGCCGCGACGAATATCACGAACGTTCCCGCGCCGATGGCCTTGCCATAGCGAACTCGATAGTGGCCAGCCTGGTGTTGGATCCTGTAGGCGGAGACCCAGAGCCTAGCGAGAAGCAGACTCCACGCTGTCGCTAACCGACGAAGGGTCACAATGCCGCCCGGCCTCCACGCTTCGAACGCATCTTTATCCGTAAGCGTTCGTTCGGACCGTGGAGGTTCTGCGGAGTGGATGTCGTGGACCGCGGCAACGGCAGGAATTCTCTCGATTTTGCCCGCTCATAACACCTTCAGTTGGACATTTCCACGGCCCGAACGAGCGCGTCCTGCAAGGCAACGCCCCGGCGGAGGAGACCGGGGTGGTTAGAAACGGCCGGCGCTCGGAACAGAACCGGACGGCGACGGGCTGCTTAGACGGCCGTCGTTAGGTCTGCTTGGCCCAACGTTGGTTCGACCCCGGCAGAGCGGGACCGAGGGAGTTCGGTTCGCAGGTCCCCGGCGCCACCAGCTACGATTCACCGAAACAACAGAGAGAGAGGTGCGACATGACGATTGGCGTGCGTTCCGCGATGGTGCGATGCCAATATGGTTTGGGAGCTGGCTGCACGGCGCTGAAATGAAGGGCAAGAAGAGCATGGACATAGATGCATCGTCGGCGAGGCAGAGCGCGAACGGGGAAATCGTCGGCCATTCGCTGGGCGAGATCCGCTCTTTCCTGGATGAGCTCAAGCACGGGAGCAGGAAGTACAAGACGATCGCCAGCCTCAGTGGCCAGATCGCGGAGGCCTATCGAGGACGGTGCGTACTCGAGCTGCTGCAGAACGCGCACGACGCGTTGACCGCGGCATCTGGCGGCGATCGCGGGCAGATCACGTTCGTGCTGGAGACCGAACCCGCGCCGGTGCTTCTGATCGCGAACAGCGGCCGCGCGTTCGAGCGCAGGGACTTCAAGGGGCTCTGCCGGCTCGGACAGAGCCCCAAGGATCCGAACAGGAGCGTCGGCAACAAGGGACTCGGTTTCCGCAGCGTCCTCGAGGTGGCCTCGGCGCCGGAGATCTGGTCGACCGGCACCTCGGAGGCCGGTCCTGCATTCGTCTTCCGCTTCGATCCGCAGGTGCGTGAGCGGGTTGCCGATGTGCTGGCGGAACTGGAGGCAAGAGGACTCGGAACCCGTTCGCCGTTCGACCCGTCCGAGAGGCTCGTCGACTGGACCGAGGACCAACTGCAACGTTATCGCGACCGGTTGAGGGCGGAGGCATTGGACGGTCCCACGGAGGCGAAAGAGTACCTATCGCCGTACGACCTGCCATTGCCGATAGGGGAAAACCGCGAGGCCGTCGCCGAGCTGCTGCGCGACGGTCATGCAACCGTCGTGCGCCTGCCGCTCGACGGCGGTCGAACGGGGGACGTCGGCGATGCGGTCGCGTCGGTGCGGACGCAGCTGGAGAATCTACTGGACGTCGCCACGACGCTGTTCCTGCCCCGGCTGAGGACGCTCGTCGTGGCCATCGACGGCCGTCGGAGGACGGTTCGGCGGAGAGTGCTTACGGCGGAGGCATTCGGCGAAGTCGGATGCGGACGGTGGGAGAGGGTGGGGATCTCGTGCTCGGATGCCGGGGAGGAGTCGGCGGCGGCCGCGCGGTTTCTAGTGTGGACCCGTACGCTCGGCGGCAGCGCCGATCCGAAATGGGCGGCCCGCATCGGCGACGCCGTGCGGCACCTGCCGAACAAGTGGCCCGAGGTCGACTCCGTGCAGGTGGGCGTGGCCGTGCAGGAGGGGGAGGTCAGCGCCGCGGGCCGGTTCGTGATCTTCCTGCCGACCGAGATGGCGACGGGAACTGGGGCGCACATCAACGCACCGTTCTTCGGATCCCTGGACCGCCGCCGGATCCGGTT encodes:
- a CDS encoding cupin domain-containing protein, which codes for MADDKAPVAIAAMDVPPRAKPSSYPEPFASRMVRRQKRALGDFFDLKNVGVNLTRIAPGGESALMHTHSKSDELVYVLEGEAILATPSGETPLSAGMCAGFPARGEAHHILNRSDRDVVILEVGDRAEGDEGSYPQDDIQAVMGANGKWQFTRKDGTPY
- a CDS encoding GNAT family acetyltransferase; its protein translation is MRRIATYKRGGDGIAFAIRPICDGDEETVAELWRACGLVRSWNDPLGDIGRARANASSEIFVAVAQDSGGIAGSIMVGNDGHRGWVYYVAVTPEHRLRGLGERLIRHAEAWLRRLGAPRVNLTIREENAAARLFYEGLGYAIEKRIVMSRWTDEGG
- a CDS encoding acetylornithine transaminase, with translation MTSIAEHLTDGTAHGSYGALMEITQRPPITFTRGRGGWLWDSDGNRYLDFVQGWAVNCLGHCPPAIAHVLAEQSTRLLTCSPAYYSEPLTRYASALTAAAGLDRVFFANSGAEANEGAIKLARKWGARYRGGAHEIITTVHGFHGRTLATMSASGKAAWDGLFEPKVAGFPKVPVNDLGAMEAAITDRTVAIMLEPIQGEAGVWPADDEYLRALRSLADQREILLILDEIQTGMGRTGALFCFEHAGVRPDILTLGKGIGAGTPLAALLAREQVCCFEPGDQGGTFNGNALMAAVGNAVLEQLTAEGFLDRVRNAGGTLRRGLEALSENHGLGGVRGRGLLLALDLRPRTDGFALVEAALANRLLLNAPAADALRFMPALNVSDVEIAEMLDMLDRLLKGA
- a CDS encoding pentapeptide repeat-containing protein, whose amino-acid sequence is MSNPEHVTKLLEGAKAWNDWRQTTRVNPDLSHLNASDQFRRKYNFETGQSLPLEGIDFSWTDLRHTNFYNSDFSNASFCTACLENSNFSHCRFHRANLTSAKLQGTDLAHSDLIGVNLTNTELWRAKLYEEPPEHSRPPIVRSARIAESRLHAELKELSDLFKDFQTLRRHYADFPDDDVTFYFRGECADFEALRPAVMRRSPAADEGEMLLDLRSRRPEDFVGMNSALAHWVLAQHHGLTTRLLDVTRNPLVGLFNACRSAEMPDSHTDEDGRLHIFAVPKRFKVSTQDFSLVKSFDSDTISVIANFARLSLDEQGVIFGCKGVSLMRNDPRNITYEKAMRRLYHFIHQEKPNFRERIDVRDLYCVFVVEPQQMFERIRAQQGAFLISAFHKRYEEAEVLKWNDGLPHYHHYLQKIPKSRKADLLDQLAMADITRETLFPGLDEASRAVNTKHGR